Proteins encoded within one genomic window of Carassius auratus strain Wakin unplaced genomic scaffold, ASM336829v1 scaf_tig00215323, whole genome shotgun sequence:
- the LOC113094322 gene encoding myosin regulatory light chain 2, ventricular/cardiac muscle isoform-like, with the protein MAPKKAKKRAEGANSNVFSMFEQTQIQEFKEAFTIMDQNRDGFIDKNDLRDTFAALGRLNVKQEELEEMLKEAPGPINFTVFLTMFGEKLKGADAEETILNAFKVFDPEGKGTLRKDFLARMLTTQADRFSPEETEQMFSAFPPDAAGNVDYKNLVYIITHGEEKDQE; encoded by the exons ATG GCACCCAAAAAGGCAAAGAAGCGGGCAGAAGGAGCCAATTCTAATGTCTTCTCCATGTTTGAACAAACACAGATCCAGGAGTTCAAAGAG GCTTTCACAATCATGGACCAGAACAGAGACGGCTTTATCGACAAGAATGACCTGAGGGATACGTTCGCAGCTTTAG GCCGCCTGAACGTCAAACAAGAGGAGCTCGAGGAGATGCTGAAGGAGGCTCCAGGACCCATTAACTTCACCGTCTTCCTCACCATGTTTGGGGAGAAGCTTaaag gtGCCGATGCAGAGGAGACCATTCTGAATGCCTTTAAAGTGTTCGACCCAGAGGGAAAGGGGACCTTGAGGAAGGATTT TTTGGCACGGATGTTGACAACGCAAGCAGACCGATTTTCTCCAGAAGAG ACGGAGCAGATGTTTAGTGCTTTTCCTCCAGACGCTGCAGGCAATGTGGACTATAAGAATCTGGTCTACATCATTACACATGGGGAGGAGAAGGACCAAGagtga